The genomic interval GACCAGCCATTTATCTTGCCAGAATCAGGACAATATGAGCTGCGCGTTGGCCTAACGCGTAACGATGCGCGTAAATACACTAACCCGCAAGCCTTTAGTATGGATCTTTCGATTACTGCGGCAGAAGAGGCCAGTGCGCTGACCACCCTGGCACAAAATGCGGCTCAACAAGGCAATCAGGTTTATCAAGGGGTGTTACCGTGTGCAAGCTGTAGCGGTATTGAATATACGCTAACACTCAATGCTGATGGCAGCTACGCTTTAGAAGAGATCTATCAGGGTCAAGGTGAAGAAGGTACGTTTACGAGTCAAGGGCAATACGCCCAAGATGGCGCTGTGATCACCTTAACCAACAGTAAAGACGCTGGCGAGAAGCGCTACCTTTATCAAAAAGATAGTGAAGCATTCCTGATTACTGAAGAAAATGTCGCAGCTATTGAAGGTATGTTACAAGGTAACTATCGTCTAAAATTAGCACAATAATCCAAACCACCAGCTA from Suttonella sp. R2A3 carries:
- a CDS encoding copper resistance protein NlpE, which gives rise to MFKTHYGLLLAAAGLSVGSIAQAAQCGGEVQFAKGMSSTQLQGEVAGDEICTYTFRAKEGQQLNVSFAEGNRTQAFLYRPVSKALSDDQPFILPESGQYELRVGLTRNDARKYTNPQAFSMDLSITAAEEASALTTLAQNAAQQGNQVYQGVLPCASCSGIEYTLTLNADGSYALEEIYQGQGEEGTFTSQGQYAQDGAVITLTNSKDAGEKRYLYQKDSEAFLITEENVAAIEGMLQGNYRLKLAQ